One Halolamina litorea genomic window carries:
- a CDS encoding response regulator: MDDTRPSVLVVDDEPSVAKAYSLWLDGEYQIETAHNGEEALDAVCETTDVVLLDRRMPNVSGDEALSRMREAGYDCRVAMVTAVDPNFDIVEMPFDDYLSKPVTREEVIGTIEELLDLAAYDDAVAERFAVERKRAALESRKPDSELEESEEYARLQQQSEELSTDTGMEMDHDSVKKALGDIESDEPKTAF, translated from the coding sequence ATGGACGACACTCGCCCCTCCGTGCTGGTCGTCGACGACGAGCCGAGCGTCGCGAAGGCGTACTCGCTCTGGCTCGACGGCGAGTACCAGATCGAGACGGCCCACAACGGCGAGGAGGCGCTCGACGCCGTGTGCGAGACGACCGACGTGGTGCTGCTCGACCGACGGATGCCGAACGTCTCCGGCGACGAGGCGCTCTCACGGATGCGCGAGGCCGGCTACGACTGCCGCGTGGCGATGGTGACGGCGGTCGACCCGAACTTCGACATCGTGGAGATGCCGTTCGACGACTACCTCTCGAAGCCGGTGACGCGTGAGGAAGTGATCGGGACGATCGAGGAGCTACTGGACCTCGCAGCGTACGACGACGCCGTCGCCGAACGGTTCGCCGTCGAACGGAAACGCGCCGCACTGGAGTCCCGCAAGCCCGACAGCGAACTCGAAGAGAGCGAGGAGTACGCCCGCCTGCAGCAGCAGTCCGAGGAGCTCTCGACGGACACCGGGATGGAGATGGACCACGACTCGGTCAAGAAGGCCCTCGGCGACATCGAGAGCGACGAGCCCAAGACCGCGTTCTGA
- the truD gene encoding tRNA pseudouridine(13) synthase TruD: MREAHPRERTVGVEWYVSDADGVGGRLRDRPEDFRVRELEAFDTNPADADEGDYPYLVLRVTLTGWDTNDFAGRLSDALGASRERVDWAGTKDKHAVTTQLFSVYDADPADIPEIRDADIEVVGRAGRHLSYGDLAGNAFEITVRDPENPGNADGITEQLRAFAGDPDADRIGVPNVFGHQRFGSRRPITHEVGLAVLRREWREAVLAYAGNPFDTEPEDTQAARAFVDEQAASDDPDWDACLDEMPGKLGYERSMLHRLRERQAGSGDADTGAEDEADDPWRHALEAVPSNLQRLFVNAAQSYAFNRILSERLDRGLPFHEPVAGDVCCFADNEIDAVRKPDPDRLQRVDENRVDVLARHCKRGRAFVTAPLIGTETEFADGEPGEIEREVFDDLGLEPELFDLPGNFESTGTRRAVFVDTEMAVSHDPLTFEFALPSGCYATTVLREYLKTDPTTL, translated from the coding sequence ATGCGTGAGGCCCACCCCCGCGAGCGAACGGTCGGCGTCGAGTGGTACGTCAGCGACGCCGACGGCGTCGGCGGCCGGCTCCGTGACCGACCCGAGGACTTCCGCGTGCGCGAACTCGAAGCGTTCGACACCAACCCCGCCGACGCCGACGAGGGCGACTACCCGTACCTCGTCCTTCGGGTGACGCTGACGGGCTGGGACACCAACGACTTCGCGGGGCGCCTCTCCGACGCCCTCGGCGCCTCCCGCGAGCGGGTCGACTGGGCCGGCACGAAGGACAAACACGCGGTCACGACCCAACTCTTCTCCGTCTACGACGCCGACCCCGCGGACATCCCGGAGATCCGCGACGCCGATATCGAGGTCGTCGGCCGTGCCGGCCGCCACCTCTCCTACGGCGACCTCGCGGGCAACGCCTTCGAGATCACCGTCCGCGACCCCGAGAACCCCGGGAACGCCGACGGGATCACCGAGCAACTGCGGGCGTTCGCGGGCGACCCAGACGCCGACCGGATCGGCGTCCCGAACGTCTTCGGCCACCAGCGCTTCGGCAGCCGTCGACCGATCACCCACGAGGTCGGGCTGGCGGTCCTGCGCCGCGAGTGGCGCGAGGCCGTGCTGGCCTACGCCGGCAACCCCTTCGACACCGAGCCCGAGGACACCCAGGCAGCCCGCGCGTTCGTCGACGAGCAGGCCGCGAGCGACGACCCCGACTGGGACGCCTGCCTCGACGAGATGCCCGGGAAGTTGGGCTACGAGCGCTCGATGCTCCACCGACTGCGCGAGCGGCAGGCCGGGAGCGGCGACGCCGACACCGGCGCCGAGGACGAGGCGGATGATCCGTGGCGCCACGCGCTCGAAGCGGTCCCGTCGAACCTCCAGCGGCTGTTCGTCAACGCCGCTCAGTCCTACGCGTTCAACCGGATCCTGAGCGAACGCCTCGACCGCGGGCTCCCGTTCCACGAGCCGGTCGCTGGCGACGTGTGCTGTTTCGCCGACAACGAGATCGACGCCGTCCGGAAGCCCGACCCGGACCGCCTCCAGCGCGTCGACGAGAACCGCGTCGACGTGCTTGCCCGCCACTGCAAGCGCGGTCGGGCGTTCGTCACCGCGCCGTTGATCGGCACCGAAACCGAGTTCGCCGACGGCGAGCCCGGCGAGATCGAGCGCGAGGTGTTCGACGACCTCGGGTTGGAGCCGGAGCTGTTCGACCTCCCCGGGAACTTCGAGTCGACGGGGACCCGGCGCGCGGTGTTCGTGGACACGGAGATGGCCGTCTCCCACGACCCGCTGACGTTCGAGTTCGCGCTCCCGTCGGGCTGTTACGCGACGACGGTGCTGCGGGAGTACCTGAAGACGGACCCGACGACGCTGTAA
- a CDS encoding DUF2103 domain-containing protein: MDCRRCGTELDRPGDYCLACDTANCDAVVVAFERERATLTFLRDPPEHADDDTEPEIVGETTVTTVPEEDPEAEIVELRNFAGKVADQIRRKRPEEVYAAGAREPLRECRAQLHHQFYRVPDDDPVERVRSQRGERTLEVVETPPDQKLGGSHTTLIGGRDGRDVVNTVAAHPNVKKLIPGPIEAGGGGARGGVRAKATRAGESGNVRLLIRDGSSVQENRVVTTAMDRETGERVREALNEALVEAGYQDE; the protein is encoded by the coding sequence ATGGACTGTCGGCGGTGTGGCACCGAACTCGATCGGCCGGGCGACTACTGTCTGGCCTGCGACACCGCCAACTGTGACGCCGTCGTCGTCGCGTTCGAGCGCGAGCGCGCGACGCTCACCTTCCTCCGCGACCCCCCGGAACACGCCGACGACGACACGGAACCCGAGATCGTCGGCGAGACGACGGTGACGACCGTACCCGAGGAGGACCCCGAAGCGGAGATCGTCGAACTGCGGAACTTCGCCGGCAAGGTCGCCGACCAGATCCGGCGCAAGCGCCCCGAGGAGGTGTACGCCGCCGGCGCGCGCGAACCGCTTCGGGAGTGTCGCGCCCAACTCCACCACCAGTTCTACCGCGTTCCCGACGACGACCCCGTCGAGCGGGTCCGGAGCCAGCGCGGCGAGCGCACCCTGGAGGTCGTCGAGACGCCGCCCGACCAGAAGCTCGGGGGCTCCCACACCACGCTCATCGGCGGCCGCGACGGCCGGGACGTGGTCAACACCGTCGCCGCCCACCCGAACGTGAAGAAGCTGATTCCGGGCCCTATCGAGGCCGGCGGCGGCGGCGCCCGCGGTGGGGTGCGGGCGAAGGCGACTCGCGCCGGCGAGAGCGGGAACGTCCGGCTCCTGATCCGTGACGGCTCCAGCGTGCAGGAGAACCGCGTCGTGACGACGGCGATGGACCGTGAGACCGGCGAACGCGTCCGGGAGGCGCTGAACGAGGCGCTGGTCGAGGCGGGGTATCAGGACGAGTAA
- the dcd gene encoding dCTP deaminase: protein MILSDRDILARMEEGDLVVDPIDDLDMQLQPASLDLRLGEEFLEFQRTNISCIHPNREEEVGEYVTETTVAEGDEFILHPGDFVLGTTKERVEVPADLIATVQGRSSLGRLAVVIHATAGIVDPGYQGQITLELSNLGTAPVALSPGMRVSQLIFTELSSAAERPYGVDRDSKYQNQQGPQASRIGTDPEFAGREE from the coding sequence ATGATCCTCTCGGACCGCGACATCCTGGCCCGGATGGAGGAGGGTGACCTCGTCGTCGACCCCATCGACGACCTCGACATGCAGCTACAGCCCGCGAGCCTCGACCTCCGACTCGGCGAGGAGTTCCTCGAGTTCCAGCGAACCAACATCTCCTGTATCCACCCCAACCGCGAGGAGGAGGTCGGCGAGTACGTCACCGAGACGACTGTCGCCGAGGGCGACGAGTTCATCCTCCACCCCGGGGACTTCGTGCTCGGTACGACCAAGGAGCGCGTCGAGGTGCCCGCGGACCTGATCGCCACCGTCCAGGGGCGCTCCTCGCTCGGCCGGCTCGCGGTCGTCATCCACGCCACCGCGGGCATCGTCGACCCGGGCTACCAGGGCCAGATCACGCTCGAACTGTCGAACCTCGGCACCGCGCCGGTCGCGCTCTCGCCGGGGATGCGCGTCTCCCAACTCATCTTCACGGAGCTCTCCTCGGCCGCCGAGCGGCCCTACGGCGTCGACCGGGACTCGAAGTACCAGAACCAGCAGGGCCCGCAGGCCTCCCGAATCGGCACGGATCCGGAGTTCGCGGGGCGCGAGGAATGA
- the pth2 gene encoding peptidyl-tRNA hydrolase Pth2 encodes MKQAIVARTDIGMGTGKLAAQVAHASLSAYEDTDERTRKAWKGEGQKKVVLKASGENQLFELADRAERKGLPNAVIRDAGHTQLDPGTATAVAIGPGDDELVDQVTGDLSLY; translated from the coding sequence ATGAAGCAGGCCATCGTCGCCCGGACCGACATCGGGATGGGAACCGGCAAGCTGGCCGCACAGGTCGCACACGCCTCGCTCTCGGCGTACGAGGACACCGACGAGCGGACGCGCAAGGCGTGGAAGGGCGAGGGGCAGAAGAAGGTCGTCCTGAAAGCCAGCGGCGAGAACCAACTGTTCGAACTGGCCGACCGGGCCGAGCGCAAGGGCCTCCCGAACGCGGTGATCCGCGACGCCGGCCACACCCAACTGGATCCGGGGACGGCCACGGCGGTCGCCATCGGCCCCGGCGACGACGAACTCGTGGACCAGGTCACCGGCGACCTCTCTCTGTACTGA
- a CDS encoding thiamine-phosphate synthase family protein → MKFIEEVVVDAFLPTYRAMLAERLRDRGLTQSAVADLLGISQSAVSKYAHGDVEGHPDVANDERVQALADRVAAGLADGTLSRVGALVEAEVLIRQLEDGDLLARLHEEAVPELADADATFAVHDVDSTLRTGEQVLASVRRGLRVLTNASGFAGSIPNVGTNLVESLPDPTGIEDVAAVPGRIVDVNGVPTVPGDPEFGVSEHVAGVLLSARAAGADASAALNIAYDEAILTALADAGYETVEFDSEIEGDAVEAAVADARLVEGEPFVLYQTGAHGVEAITYVLGPDAPTVARAVVDTLLR, encoded by the coding sequence ATGAAGTTCATCGAGGAAGTCGTTGTCGACGCCTTCCTCCCGACCTACCGGGCGATGCTGGCCGAACGGCTCCGCGACCGCGGGCTGACACAGTCGGCCGTCGCCGACTTGCTCGGGATCAGCCAGTCGGCCGTCTCGAAGTACGCCCACGGCGACGTCGAGGGCCACCCCGACGTGGCCAACGACGAGCGCGTCCAGGCACTCGCCGACCGCGTCGCCGCGGGGCTGGCCGACGGCACCCTCAGCCGCGTCGGCGCGCTGGTCGAGGCGGAGGTGCTGATCCGGCAGTTGGAGGACGGGGACCTCCTCGCACGGCTCCACGAGGAGGCCGTGCCGGAACTCGCCGACGCCGACGCCACGTTCGCGGTCCACGACGTCGATTCGACGCTCCGCACGGGCGAACAGGTGCTCGCCTCGGTCCGCCGAGGGCTGCGGGTGCTGACCAACGCCTCGGGGTTCGCCGGCTCCATCCCCAACGTCGGCACGAACCTCGTCGAGTCGCTCCCCGACCCGACCGGGATCGAGGACGTGGCGGCGGTCCCCGGCCGGATCGTCGACGTGAACGGCGTCCCGACGGTCCCCGGCGATCCCGAGTTCGGCGTCAGCGAGCACGTCGCCGGCGTGTTGCTCTCGGCGCGTGCGGCCGGCGCCGACGCCTCGGCCGCGCTCAACATCGCCTACGACGAGGCGATCCTGACCGCCCTCGCCGACGCGGGCTACGAGACCGTCGAGTTCGACTCCGAGATCGAGGGCGACGCCGTCGAGGCGGCCGTCGCCGACGCGAGGCTCGTCGAGGGCGAACCGTTCGTCCTCTACCAGACCGGCGCCCACGGCGTCGAAGCGATCACCTACGTCCTCGGCCCGGACGCGCCGACCGTCGCGCGGGCGGTCGTCGACACGCTCCTGCGGTAG